Part of the Tolypothrix sp. PCC 7910 genome, CCAATTCTTTATTAACCTATTTGTTGCCAGTGTCAGTGGATGGCTTAGAATAAAAAGGTTGTCAAGAATTGCGATATCCGCTATCATGGCTGTTCCTAAGAAGAAAACATCTAAATCTAAGAGAGATAAACGCCGCGCTACCTGGAGACATAAAGCTGCTGTTGAAGCTCAAAAAGCTCTTTCAATGGGCAAGTCTATTTTGACTGGACGCTCTACATTTGTTTATCCAAGTG contains:
- the rpmF gene encoding 50S ribosomal protein L32 gives rise to the protein MAVPKKKTSKSKRDKRRATWRHKAAVEAQKALSMGKSILTGRSTFVYPSAEDEEAEEE